One Arvicanthis niloticus isolate mArvNil1 chromosome 3, mArvNil1.pat.X, whole genome shotgun sequence DNA segment encodes these proteins:
- the Tnfsf9 gene encoding tumor necrosis factor ligand superfamily member 9 — protein sequence MDQYTIDVENTRDAGHPSVTARPSDAALLRDTGLSADAALLADTVRPTIAALRTDASCPAVNVRDPKTAWPPALHFCSRHPRLSGLGALVLLLLVACVPIFTRTQSRPALTITTSPDLGISENIADQVTPVPHIGCPNTTKQGFPVFAKLLAKNQALLSNTTLNWHSQNGAGSVYLSHGLRYEEDKRELVVDSPGLYYVFLELKLHPTSTNTGHRVQGWVSLVLQATPQVNDLDNLTLTVELFPCSMENKLVDGSWSHLLFLKAGHRLSVGLRAYLHGAQDAYRDWELSYPDTTSFGLFLVKPDTPRE from the exons ATGGACCAGTACACAATTGATGTGGAGAATACCAGGGATGCCGGACATCCATCAGTTACTGCGCGCCCCTCTGATGCGGCGCTCCTCAGAGACACCGGGCTCTCCGCGGACGCTGCGCTCCTCGCAGATACTGTGCGCCCCACAATCGCCGCGCTCCGCACGGATGCTTCGTGCCCTGCAGTTAATGTTCGGGATCCCAAGACCGCGTGGCCGCCTGCCCTGCACTTCTGTTCCCGCCATCCGAGGCTCTCCGGCCTAGGCGCCTTGGTATTGCTGCTTCTGGTCGCCTGTGTCCCTATCTTCACCCGCACCCAGTCTCGGCCGGCGCTCACAATCACCACCTCGCCCGACCTGGGCATCTCAGAGAATATTGCAGACCAGGTCACCCCTGTTCCCCACATTGGCTGCCCCAACACTACAAAACAG ggCTTTCCCGTGTTTGCCAAGCTACTGGCTAAAAACC AAGCATTGTTGAGCAATACGACTCTGAACTGGCACAGCCAAAATGGAGCCGGGAGCGTGTACCTGTCTCACGGTCTGAGGTACGAGGAGGACAAGAGGGAGCTGGTGGTGGACAGTCCTGGGCTCTACTACGTATTCTTGGAACTGAAGCTTCATCCAACATCCACAAACACAGGCCACCGGGTGCAGGGCTGGGTCTCTCTTGTTTTGCAAGCAACGCCTCAAGTAAATGACCTTGACAACTTGACCCTGACAGTGGAACTGTTTCCTTGCTCCATGGAGAACAAACTAGTGGACGGTTCCTGGAGTCATCTGTTGTTTCTGAAGGCTGGCCACCGCCTCAGTGTGGGTCTGAGGGCCTATCTTCATGGAGCCCAGGACGCATATAGAGACTGGGAGCTGTCTTATCCGGATACCACCAGCTTTGGACTCTTTCTTGTGAAACCTGACACTCCACGGGAATGA